The following proteins are co-located in the Citrobacter freundii ATCC 8090 = MTCC 1658 = NBRC 12681 genome:
- the lpp gene encoding murein lipoprotein Lpp, translating to MNRTKLVLGAVILGSTLLAGCSSNAKIDQLSSDVQTLNAKVDQLSNDVNAMRSDVQAAKDDAARANQRLDNAATKYRK from the coding sequence ATGAATCGTACTAAACTGGTACTGGGCGCGGTAATCCTGGGTTCTACTCTGCTGGCAGGTTGCTCCAGCAACGCTAAAATCGATCAGCTGTCTTCTGACGTTCAGACTCTGAACGCTAAAGTTGACCAGCTGAGCAACGACGTGAACGCAATGCGTTCCGACGTTCAGGCTGCTAAAGATGACGCAGCTCGCGCTAACCAGCGTCTGGACAACGCAGCTACTAAATACCGCAAGTAA
- the pykF gene encoding pyruvate kinase PykF, producing the protein MKKTKIVCTIGPKTESEEMLTKMLDAGMNVMRLNFSHGDYAEHGQRIKNLRNVMSKTGKKAAILLDTKGPEIRTIKLEGGNDVSLKAGQTFTFTTDKSVVGNNEIVAVTYEGFTKDLSVGNTVLVDDGLIGMEVTAIEGNKVICKVLNNGDLGENKGVNLPGVSIALPALAEKDKQDLIFGCEQGVDFVAASFIRKRSDVVEIREHLKAHGGENIQIISKIENQEGLNNFDEILEASDGIMVARGDMGVEIPVEEVIFAQKMIIEKCIRARKVVITATQMLDSMIKNPRPTRAEAGDVANAILDGTDAVMLSGESAKGKYPLEAVTIMATICERTDRVMTSRLDFNNDSRKLRITEAVCRGAVETAEKLDAPLIVVATQGGKSARAVRKYFPDATILALTTNETTARQLVLSKGVVAQVVKEISSTDDFYRLGKEVALESGLAQKGDVVVMVSGALVPSGTTNTASVHVL; encoded by the coding sequence ATGAAAAAGACGAAAATTGTTTGCACCATCGGTCCGAAAACCGAATCCGAAGAGATGTTAACCAAAATGCTGGACGCGGGCATGAACGTCATGCGTCTGAACTTCTCTCACGGTGATTACGCAGAACACGGTCAGCGCATCAAGAATTTGCGCAACGTCATGAGCAAAACCGGCAAGAAAGCAGCAATCCTGCTCGACACCAAAGGTCCGGAAATCCGTACCATCAAACTGGAAGGCGGTAACGACGTTTCCCTGAAAGCGGGCCAGACCTTCACCTTCACCACCGACAAATCTGTCGTAGGCAACAACGAAATCGTTGCTGTTACTTATGAAGGCTTCACGAAAGATCTGTCCGTCGGCAACACCGTTTTGGTTGACGATGGTCTGATCGGCATGGAAGTTACCGCCATCGAAGGTAACAAAGTTATCTGTAAAGTGCTGAACAACGGCGACCTGGGCGAAAACAAAGGTGTTAACCTGCCGGGCGTTTCCATCGCACTGCCAGCACTGGCTGAAAAAGACAAACAAGACCTGATCTTCGGTTGCGAGCAAGGCGTTGACTTCGTTGCAGCGTCCTTTATCCGTAAACGTTCTGACGTCGTTGAAATCCGTGAGCACCTGAAAGCGCACGGCGGCGAAAACATCCAGATCATCTCCAAAATCGAAAACCAGGAAGGCCTGAACAACTTCGACGAAATCCTCGAAGCGTCTGACGGCATCATGGTTGCACGTGGCGATATGGGCGTTGAGATCCCGGTTGAAGAAGTTATCTTCGCGCAGAAGATGATCATCGAAAAATGTATCCGTGCACGTAAAGTCGTTATCACTGCGACCCAGATGCTGGACTCCATGATCAAAAACCCGCGTCCGACCCGTGCAGAAGCCGGTGACGTAGCGAACGCCATCCTCGACGGTACCGACGCAGTAATGCTGTCTGGCGAATCAGCAAAAGGTAAATACCCGCTGGAAGCCGTTACCATCATGGCGACCATCTGTGAGCGTACTGACCGTGTGATGACCAGCCGTCTGGACTTCAACAACGACAGCCGCAAACTGCGCATCACCGAAGCCGTTTGCCGTGGCGCGGTTGAAACTGCTGAAAAACTGGACGCGCCGCTGATCGTCGTCGCAACCCAGGGTGGTAAATCTGCTCGCGCAGTACGTAAATACTTCCCGGATGCCACCATTCTGGCGCTGACCACCAATGAAACTACCGCGCGTCAGCTGGTGCTGAGCAAAGGCGTTGTTGCACAGGTGGTTAAAGAAATCAGCTCTACCGATGATTTCTATCGCCTGGGTAAAGAAGTCGCTCTGGAAAGCGGTCTGGCTCAGAAAGGTGACGTTGTGGTTATGGTTTCTGGTGCACTGGTTCCGAGCGGCACCACCAACACCGCATCCGTTCACGTGCTGTAA
- a CDS encoding APC family permease, translating to MSKIKKLSLTDLVLYGLVFMVPIAPVSLYGVVYNLSHGMVALVYIIGAIAMFFTAHSYSTLSKHISSSGSAYTYAGVCINPAVGFLTGWILLLDYLLFPTLVAVLGGVAVHAILPQIPIWVWPLIYVAIGTGINYLGIQQTAKFDKLLVFIQLGILAIFVVLILRLLMLDSSHVSFSFKPFFDSQWFTPGLIATAISVAALNFLGFDAISTLSEESEGGGKAVSKATLLALILATVLFIIVVTFAAFATGKIDSFAEGTETNEAFFTIAGDVGGIWLKVAFSIIVAFVCAVGNIITAQTAVSRVLFSMGRDKMLPTFLAHVHSKRKTPDYAILFTGAVTLFLSYLFSGKIESISTLVNFGALFAFFMVNLSVFVLYNVKMKEHRRFVPHVISPVLGMVVIGYVCMNMNIHALTLGVIWSVIGLAVLWYRKAHKQDIHIDLEGRKLLD from the coding sequence ATGAGTAAAATAAAAAAGTTATCTCTCACAGATTTGGTGCTGTACGGGCTGGTATTTATGGTGCCGATCGCGCCGGTTTCTCTCTATGGCGTCGTATATAATTTATCTCATGGCATGGTCGCGCTCGTGTATATTATTGGCGCTATCGCGATGTTTTTTACCGCCCACAGCTATTCAACATTATCAAAGCACATCTCATCCTCCGGGTCGGCTTATACCTATGCAGGCGTGTGCATCAACCCCGCTGTGGGTTTTCTCACCGGATGGATTTTGTTGCTGGATTATCTGTTATTCCCTACGCTGGTTGCCGTCCTGGGCGGTGTTGCTGTTCATGCAATACTTCCGCAAATACCGATTTGGGTATGGCCGTTAATTTATGTGGCTATCGGAACGGGCATAAATTATTTGGGAATACAACAAACGGCTAAATTCGACAAACTGCTGGTCTTTATTCAACTCGGTATTCTGGCCATTTTTGTGGTGCTGATTTTGCGACTGCTGATGCTTGATAGCAGCCACGTGTCATTTTCTTTCAAACCTTTTTTTGATTCTCAGTGGTTTACCCCTGGCTTAATTGCTACCGCGATCTCTGTTGCGGCGCTCAATTTCCTCGGATTTGATGCCATTAGTACCCTAAGTGAAGAAAGCGAAGGCGGCGGGAAAGCAGTCAGTAAGGCAACCCTTCTCGCCCTTATCCTGGCCACCGTGCTGTTTATTATTGTGGTGACCTTTGCCGCATTCGCTACGGGTAAAATCGACAGTTTTGCGGAAGGTACAGAAACTAACGAGGCTTTTTTCACGATTGCAGGCGATGTTGGCGGCATCTGGCTTAAAGTTGCATTTTCTATCATCGTAGCGTTCGTTTGCGCAGTCGGGAATATCATTACGGCGCAAACCGCCGTATCGCGCGTCCTGTTCTCTATGGGGCGAGATAAAATGTTACCCACATTTCTGGCGCATGTGCACAGTAAAAGAAAAACACCTGACTATGCAATTCTGTTCACCGGGGCTGTGACACTATTCCTTAGTTACTTGTTTTCCGGGAAAATTGAATCCATATCCACCCTTGTCAACTTCGGTGCGCTTTTCGCATTCTTTATGGTGAACCTGAGTGTCTTCGTGCTCTACAACGTAAAGATGAAAGAGCATCGTCGTTTTGTCCCTCATGTGATTTCTCCTGTGCTGGGGATGGTCGTCATTGGTTATGTCTGTATGAATATGAACATTCACGCGCTGACGCTCGGGGTTATCTGGTCTGTAATCGGTCTGGCGGTTCTGTGGTATCGGAAAGCGCATAAGCAGGACATCCATATCGATCTTGAGGGGCGAAAGCTGCTCGACTAA
- a CDS encoding proline iminopeptidase-family hydrolase: MQSHYKYGEMFCDSILTSYRIYGDPASQLMPLIILHGGPSGGFDYLLNYHELSDDGRMVIFYDQYGCGRSTHFPLADASFWTIERYLQQLRQLISHLNIGQRYSLLGHSWGGMLAAEHACTQPEGLSGVIYASAPASIPLWQSEVLRLFKELTTGADAMSDDAIMQAKIYQHPPEQLIAYYKKHVYSLAQEPLHIQRSDAQFAADPTAYHVLWGANELAVNGLLAQWDITRSLHKIRCPGLVLHGEYDQATSQVVQPLITHITHCRGVTIPDSSHNPHEENTEPCLTAVREFLRGLD; this comes from the coding sequence ATGCAAAGTCACTACAAATATGGTGAAATGTTTTGCGATAGCATATTAACCAGCTATCGTATTTATGGCGACCCGGCATCTCAATTAATGCCATTAATTATCTTACACGGCGGTCCATCAGGCGGTTTTGATTATCTATTAAATTATCATGAGCTGTCTGATGATGGACGCATGGTGATATTTTACGATCAATATGGCTGTGGTCGTTCGACGCATTTTCCGCTGGCGGATGCCTCATTCTGGACAATAGAACGTTATCTTCAGCAACTTCGCCAATTAATCAGTCATCTGAATATTGGTCAGCGATATTCATTACTCGGACATTCCTGGGGAGGTATGCTGGCAGCAGAGCACGCCTGCACGCAACCGGAAGGGTTGAGTGGTGTGATATATGCCAGCGCTCCCGCCAGCATCCCACTTTGGCAAAGCGAAGTACTGCGATTGTTTAAAGAACTCACGACTGGCGCTGATGCAATGTCAGACGATGCCATTATGCAGGCAAAAATCTATCAGCATCCGCCTGAACAACTTATTGCCTACTACAAAAAACATGTTTATTCCCTGGCGCAAGAACCGCTGCATATTCAGCGTTCTGATGCGCAATTTGCCGCCGATCCCACCGCCTACCATGTGCTATGGGGCGCGAATGAACTTGCGGTGAATGGCTTGCTGGCGCAGTGGGACATCACCCGTTCATTGCACAAGATTCGATGCCCAGGATTAGTCCTTCATGGTGAGTATGATCAGGCGACATCACAGGTCGTTCAACCGCTTATTACCCATATAACCCACTGTCGGGGTGTCACGATTCCTGACAGCAGCCATAACCCACATGAAGAAAATACCGAGCCTTGCCTCACTGCTGTCCGTGAGTTTTTACGAGGCCTTGATTAA
- a CDS encoding glutamine amidotransferase: MKILFIGESWHIHMIHSKGYDSFTSSKYEEGADYLLSCLRQQNITIDYMPAHIVQTRFPQTVEELDIYDAIVISDIGSNTFLLQNKTFYQMNIIPNALALIKEYVSNGGGLLMIGGYLSFTGIEAKANYKNTLLAEVLPVEMLEHDDRVEIPEGCCPINTEEQHVITQDLTQWPPLLGYNKLRAKVNSITLVKINDDPLLVLGEYNKGKVGCFASDCAPHWGSPQFMQWEHYKSFWCNVLQAIKK; the protein is encoded by the coding sequence ATGAAAATTTTATTTATCGGTGAGTCATGGCATATTCATATGATTCATTCTAAGGGATATGACAGCTTCACATCCAGTAAATACGAAGAAGGCGCTGACTATCTATTATCCTGTCTGCGCCAGCAAAATATCACTATCGACTACATGCCAGCGCATATTGTACAAACCCGCTTCCCGCAAACGGTAGAGGAACTTGATATATACGATGCTATCGTGATTAGCGATATAGGCAGCAATACCTTTTTGTTGCAAAACAAAACTTTTTATCAGATGAATATCATCCCGAATGCGTTAGCGCTGATTAAAGAATATGTCTCAAATGGCGGCGGTCTGTTAATGATTGGCGGATACCTTTCCTTCACCGGCATTGAAGCGAAAGCAAATTATAAAAACACCCTGCTGGCCGAAGTTTTGCCTGTCGAAATGCTGGAGCATGATGATCGCGTTGAAATTCCGGAAGGATGCTGCCCAATCAACACGGAGGAACAGCATGTCATTACGCAAGACCTGACACAGTGGCCCCCCTTGCTCGGTTATAACAAATTGCGTGCCAAGGTAAACAGCATCACGTTGGTCAAAATAAATGACGACCCACTATTAGTTCTCGGTGAGTACAATAAAGGCAAAGTCGGCTGTTTTGCCAGTGATTGCGCACCGCACTGGGGAAGTCCGCAATTTATGCAATGGGAACATTACAAGTCATTCTGGTGTAACGTTCTGCAAGCAATTAAAAAATAA
- a CDS encoding PfkB family carbohydrate kinase, which yields MFKEERRTSILNLLIKDHSVSVRKLAVLFNVSQETIRSDLCYFQKTGMLLRCYGGGIVNRQALSKLITENKIDISGTISTPANKDFRLHREGTKMSGKVCILGSFNIDVSATVPWLPQSGESILASQFGFYPGGKGANQALAANNAGTDVHFIFKVGKDQFSSFALNHIIQSGINSYCAYQTDDAPTGSALIYVSEQDGDNIIAIYPGANMMLTRHEINEQQGHISEANVLLMQLETNIDAIEEFVRLGKLANKTIILNPAPYTKNVSRLLPSIDILTPNETEASFLSGITILNIDDAQKAGNIILQSGVEKVIITLGAQGSLLCERHRTLFIPAWSAVVKDAAGAGDAFNGALAASLARKSNLVSAIQYASAFASLAVEQEGASSMPQHELVLHRMRTQSHDIINIK from the coding sequence ATGTTTAAAGAAGAAAGGCGTACATCTATTCTTAACTTACTCATCAAAGATCATAGTGTCAGCGTGAGAAAACTCGCCGTTCTTTTTAATGTTAGCCAGGAGACTATACGTTCAGATCTTTGTTATTTTCAGAAAACAGGAATGCTTTTGCGTTGTTACGGTGGTGGTATTGTTAACCGCCAGGCATTAAGCAAGTTGATAACAGAAAATAAAATTGATATCTCCGGCACAATTTCAACTCCGGCAAACAAAGATTTTCGATTACATAGAGAAGGCACGAAAATGTCGGGAAAAGTTTGTATATTAGGTTCATTTAATATTGATGTATCGGCTACCGTCCCCTGGCTTCCGCAAAGCGGTGAATCAATCCTCGCAAGCCAGTTCGGTTTTTATCCAGGAGGTAAAGGTGCTAATCAGGCATTGGCCGCAAATAATGCTGGCACCGACGTCCACTTTATTTTTAAAGTAGGTAAAGATCAGTTTAGCTCTTTTGCCCTCAATCATATTATCCAATCTGGTATAAATTCATATTGTGCTTATCAGACTGATGATGCACCCACCGGAAGTGCATTAATTTATGTTTCAGAGCAGGATGGTGATAATATCATTGCTATCTATCCTGGTGCCAATATGATGCTAACCAGGCACGAAATTAATGAACAGCAGGGTCATATATCTGAAGCTAACGTTTTGCTAATGCAACTGGAGACTAATATCGATGCTATTGAAGAATTTGTTCGCTTAGGTAAATTAGCAAACAAGACAATTATTTTGAATCCGGCACCTTATACCAAAAATGTTAGCCGTTTATTACCTTCAATAGATATTTTAACACCTAACGAAACAGAAGCATCATTTTTATCGGGTATTACAATATTAAATATTGATGATGCTCAAAAAGCAGGGAATATCATTCTGCAATCAGGCGTTGAGAAGGTCATTATCACTCTCGGCGCACAAGGATCATTACTGTGCGAACGCCACCGTACTTTGTTTATCCCAGCCTGGAGTGCCGTCGTCAAAGATGCTGCGGGCGCGGGTGATGCATTTAATGGCGCACTGGCCGCTTCACTTGCCCGTAAATCAAACCTTGTATCAGCCATTCAGTATGCCTCTGCCTTTGCTTCACTGGCAGTTGAACAAGAAGGCGCATCGAGCATGCCGCAGCATGAGCTGGTACTACACCGGATGCGCACTCAATCGCATGATATTATTAATATCAAATAA
- a CDS encoding methionine ABC transporter ATP-binding protein, translated as MIVLKNISKVFTPGRLAITAVDNVNLTVEQGQIYGIIGYSGAGKSTLIRLLNGLEKPTSGSVMINGHDISAARGESLRQARLKISMVFQHFNLLWSRTVSENIAFSMQIAGASKASIKQRVAELITLVGLSGRENAYPSQLSGGQKQRVGIARALANNPDVLLCDEATSALDPQTTDQILDLLLDINRRFKLTIVLITHEMHVVRKICDRVAVMENGKVVEEGDVLSVFTHPQQPITRQFVRQVSQYTEEDEFNPQLASELGGVVIKLTFTGQHTHRPVVGELTLRYGLPFNILHGKMTQTAHGVFGQLWVHVVASEEQLNNILADLRQSDIEGEVIQHG; from the coding sequence ATGATTGTCCTGAAAAATATTTCGAAAGTGTTTACGCCAGGAAGGCTTGCCATCACCGCTGTCGATAACGTCAACCTAACGGTTGAACAGGGACAGATTTACGGCATTATTGGTTACAGCGGGGCAGGTAAAAGCACCTTAATTCGTTTGCTCAATGGGCTGGAAAAACCGACCTCCGGCAGCGTGATGATTAACGGCCACGATATCTCTGCCGCCCGTGGGGAATCGTTACGCCAGGCACGACTGAAAATCAGCATGGTGTTTCAACACTTCAATTTGCTGTGGTCACGGACCGTTAGCGAAAATATTGCTTTCTCTATGCAAATCGCTGGCGCGTCCAAAGCGTCAATCAAACAGCGGGTTGCTGAACTGATTACGCTGGTTGGGCTGAGCGGTCGTGAAAATGCGTATCCGTCACAGCTAAGCGGCGGGCAAAAACAGCGTGTAGGAATTGCCCGCGCGCTGGCGAACAATCCGGATGTCCTGCTGTGTGACGAAGCCACCTCGGCGCTGGATCCGCAAACTACCGATCAGATCCTCGATTTACTCCTCGATATTAATCGTCGCTTCAAATTGACCATTGTGCTGATCACTCATGAAATGCACGTGGTACGCAAAATCTGCGATCGCGTGGCGGTAATGGAAAATGGCAAAGTTGTTGAGGAAGGCGACGTACTCAGCGTCTTTACCCATCCACAGCAGCCGATCACCCGACAGTTCGTTCGTCAGGTGAGCCAGTACACCGAGGAAGACGAGTTTAATCCGCAGTTGGCAAGCGAGCTTGGCGGCGTAGTTATCAAGCTTACGTTTACCGGGCAACACACGCACCGGCCTGTGGTTGGCGAGTTGACCCTGCGCTATGGCCTGCCATTCAATATCTTACACGGCAAAATGACGCAAACCGCACACGGTGTGTTTGGTCAACTTTGGGTGCACGTGGTGGCCTCTGAGGAACAATTGAACAATATTTTGGCCGACCTGCGCCAGAGCGACATTGAAGGCGAGGTGATTCAACATGGCTGA
- a CDS encoding methionine ABC transporter permease: MAEELFPHLKWEQLLAATQETLYMTALSGAATFILGIALGLALFLTARGGLFPNRAVYSAISLVVNIFRSIPFIILIVLLIPFTKAMVGTILGANAALPALIVGAAPFYARLVEIALREVDKGVIEATRSMGARLSTLIFRVLLPESSPALVSGITVTLIALVSYSAMAGVIGAGGLGNLAYLEGFQRNHSDVTLVATVTILLIVFIIQLCGDVITSLLDKR; encoded by the coding sequence ATGGCTGAAGAACTTTTTCCCCATCTGAAGTGGGAGCAACTGTTAGCGGCAACCCAGGAAACGCTGTATATGACAGCTCTTTCGGGTGCTGCGACCTTTATTCTGGGCATCGCGCTTGGTCTGGCATTGTTCCTGACCGCGCGCGGCGGATTGTTCCCCAACCGAGCGGTATATAGCGCTATTTCGCTGGTGGTGAATATCTTTCGTTCAATCCCATTCATCATTTTGATCGTGCTGCTGATCCCGTTTACCAAAGCGATGGTAGGCACCATTCTCGGCGCCAATGCCGCGTTGCCTGCGCTGATCGTCGGTGCTGCGCCGTTTTATGCACGTCTGGTCGAAATCGCTCTGCGTGAAGTGGATAAAGGCGTTATTGAAGCGACACGTTCGATGGGCGCACGGCTGAGCACGCTTATTTTTCGGGTTTTACTGCCGGAATCCTCTCCTGCTCTGGTGTCCGGGATCACCGTGACGCTAATTGCGCTGGTTAGCTACAGCGCGATGGCAGGGGTAATTGGTGCCGGTGGTTTAGGGAATTTGGCCTATCTGGAAGGATTCCAGCGCAACCACAGCGACGTCACGCTGGTGGCGACGGTGACGATTTTGCTCATTGTCTTCATCATCCAGCTTTGCGGCGATGTGATCACCTCTCTGTTAGATAAACGCTAA
- a CDS encoding MetQ/NlpA family ABC transporter substrate-binding protein, with protein MKKSLTLLAATTLSALSFASWADTLTVGASNVPHAEILEQAKPILAKQGIDLEIKPFQDYILPNTALAGREIDANYFQHIPYLNSVIKDHAGDKTYDFVSAGAIHIEPIGIYSKKVKSLKELPEGGKVIMRDAVSEEGRILSIFEKEGVIKLKPGVDKVTARISDIVENPKKLKFLPNVEAALLPQMYNNDEGDAVVINANYAIDAGLDPVKDPIAVESGENNPYANIITVHRGDEKKKDIVALVDVLHSKEIQDWIRTKYKGAVIPVNN; from the coding sequence ATGAAAAAATCACTGACGTTACTCGCCGCAACAACCTTAAGCGCTCTGAGCTTCGCCTCCTGGGCAGACACTCTGACCGTTGGTGCATCTAACGTGCCGCACGCGGAGATCCTTGAACAGGCCAAACCGATTCTGGCGAAACAGGGGATCGATCTGGAGATTAAACCGTTCCAGGATTACATTCTGCCGAACACCGCGCTGGCTGGTCGTGAGATTGACGCTAACTACTTCCAGCATATTCCGTACCTGAACAGTGTGATTAAAGATCATGCGGGCGATAAAACGTATGACTTCGTCAGCGCCGGAGCAATTCACATTGAGCCAATTGGTATCTATTCGAAAAAAGTGAAATCGCTTAAAGAACTACCGGAAGGCGGCAAAGTCATCATGCGCGATGCGGTATCTGAGGAAGGCCGTATTCTGTCGATTTTCGAAAAAGAGGGTGTTATTAAGCTGAAGCCGGGCGTGGATAAAGTAACCGCGCGCATTAGCGATATCGTCGAAAACCCGAAAAAGCTGAAGTTCCTGCCAAACGTGGAAGCCGCGCTGTTACCGCAGATGTATAACAACGACGAAGGCGATGCGGTGGTGATTAACGCCAACTACGCCATCGACGCCGGGCTGGATCCGGTGAAAGATCCGATTGCCGTTGAAAGCGGTGAAAACAACCCGTACGCCAACATCATTACCGTGCATCGTGGCGACGAGAAGAAGAAGGATATCGTCGCATTGGTCGATGTCCTGCACTCCAAAGAAATCCAGGACTGGATCCGTACTAAATATAAAGGCGCGGTGATCCCGGTTAATAACTGA